The Triticum urartu cultivar G1812 chromosome 5, Tu2.1, whole genome shotgun sequence genome contains the following window.
CGCTTTTTGTACGTTTGGGCCAGCCGTCCGTTCGGCATCCGTCCTGTTCATAATTTAAGTCGGCAGTGTACCCATCGCGATGACCCATATTTGCCCGCGTGACCGGCTTGCCGCCATTTTTGAACAAATATACACACATTTTGCATAGTTtcacaagcaaaaaatagcataGTTTCACAACCAAATTAATTTAGCATAGTTTTACAAGCCGAATAAAAATTAAATTATCTCATATATATTTAAAAAAGATGAatctattggttgccaacatGAGCCCACGTATACTCAACTAAATCATTTTGTAGCTGCATGTGAGTTTCTCAATCACGCATTTTATGATGAAATTGGGTGAACTGTGCAAACGTTGTCGTTCCTCCTTCATGCCcaggcacaacattctcaccTTAAAACTGAAACCCTTGATTGTAAATACGTTTCAGGTGCTCATCCTCTAcgatcatattgtgcatgatcacacaagcagtcatcacctcccacaacttcttgatgcttcAAGTTCTAGCAAAATACCGAACGATGTCCCATCAAGACTGTAGAACACCAAAGGCACTCTCGACATCCTTTCTAGCACTCTCTTGCTCTTGGGCAAATCTTTTCCTCTTCTCTCCGATAGGGTTGGGGATTGTCTTCACAATAGTGGTCCACTGAGGATAGATACCGTCACCTAGGTAGTATCCTTTGTCGTAGTTGTGGCCGTTGATGGTAACATTCACCGGCAGGTTGTTGCCTTTAGCAAGGCTTGCAAACACTGACGAGCATtgaagcacgttgatatcattgtgcGATCCGCCATGCTGAAGAAAGAGTGCCAGATCTAGAGATCTTGTGAGGCCACGACCTCAAGTATGATAATGCAAGCCCCGACATAGCCCTTATACTGCCCTTGCCAAGCAGAAGGGCggttcttccactcccagtgcatgcAGTCTATGCTGCCAAGCATCCCTGGAAGCCCCTGTTGGCATTTATCGCCAACAAGCAGGCTGTATCTTGAGCAGTCGGCTCTCTCATGTACTCAGGATCAACACAACAATCACAGCCTTGCAGAACCTGTACATGGACTCTAGGCATGTAGACCCGCTCATACAGACGTACTCATCAATAAGATCACCGGGCactccatatgcaagcatccgaATGGCTGCAGTGTGATAAGATGAGAAGCCAATCTTTCCAAGGGCATTCTCTTTGCACTCGAAATAATTATCGTATCTGACCACCCTCTCTCTAATACGGTTGAAGATGCCTAGCCATACGGAAACGCCGCCGGAATTTCTGATGTTTGAACAGCGGGTTGTTTGTGTCAAAGTAGTCCTTTCAAAGAAGGAAATGAACGCTCTCTCGGTTGCGATTAACGCCGGAATGTGCCTCGGGACAACGGTTGCTGCCTATTAAGGTGGTCATGGACCAACACGGCAGCCAacatctcctcctcctcatcggTCGAGGAATCGTCGGAGTCCCACAAGAAATTGTGGAAAAAGAACTCACCGGCGGAGTCCATTTTGTATCTTGAGGCAAACTGTTGAACAACTTGCGGGCGTCGACGAAGAAGCTGGCCGGCGAAGAGACGTGCGCCTCCCTTGGACTAGGTGGCTGGCTTGGCGGCGTCCGACGAGCATGCCGACGTCAGGATAGCGGGCAGTGTCGGACGAAGGAGCTAGCTGGGGCAGGGAGGCGGCTTCCTGCTCGTGGCGACATCGGAGTGGGGATGAGGGGGAGGGGGGAAGCTGCGGTGCCCCGACGGCGAGGCGGTGGTGGCAGCGACGTGGGAGGTGGCGGCGTTGGGGGCAGGTGTGTCGGCACGGGCTGCTAGCAGAGGCACAGGAaatgggcggcggcggcgatgggacaGGGCGGGCGAGGTTTTGCTGTCGATATGGGTGAAAGATGATGGTCAATGTGCCACCGACTAGCGGGCTAGGGGGGGGGGGAGTAGGCGTGTGTCGCGCACATCCATTTTGTGTCCACGCGAATGTAAATCAACTCAAAATTGGACCGGAAATAGGTCAAAAAATGGATGAAAAGCGAACGCGCGTCCGTTTGAATTGGCGCGGTGGACCGACTTGTAAAGACATTCTGGACCGAATGCAGTGGATCGAGTAGAATAAAACGGAGCTTAAACCCGAGGGGCAGTTAGCTGCTCAAGCAGAGAAGATACCCGATCGATGGAGCTCAGCAGCCACTGAGTGTCCGGCGTTGTAGCTCCGTGCTTGCTGGTGCAGCTGCAGCGAGCGAGCAGTGCGGCTCGCTCGCCTGACAGCTCGGTTCGAACCGACGCGCCCACCTACCGACACACCCGGTAGCCACTTAACTCTACTTAATCATGACAGGCCCTCACTGACTTAGCAGCTCACTCTGCCGTCACCCTTCCTTGACACTCGCACCACTACTTTGAAGGTAAAGCTTGACTACTAGCCACGCATGCTTGAGCCCTAAGTCACACATGCTTGAAGGTGAGGCTCTCTCTAATGTTGACAATTTGATAAAACATGATGGTTGTGTTGTCACGTACGTATGCTCACCATGTTCAGACGAAAATTCAGATAAGAACGGGCAAACTGGAGCGCACACCGGAAGGGAAGGACGCCGTGTGTGTTTTTTTTCCTAGCGGGGAAGGGCGCCGTAGTTGACCAGCAACTGCCTGGTTCCTTCGAGACTCTGAAATCCAGATTTTCTTTTTCATATGCCTGGTCATACGACTGTGCATACACATTCCGCACATGTACACTTCACAGGCGAATTTTTGAAACCGGACTAGAAAGAGACTCAATCCATTTAATTAAGAAAGATAGAATTGTTTGGTTAATTATGAAAACTTGGGCAAAAACCGGAACAACACGCCCACACAGGGCATCACTAGCCGACCTGGCTGCCCACAATACTCCCACGCATCACCGAAAGAGAACTATGTTGAGGTTATCACCACTTCTCATTGAGCAACGACTCCAACTTTAGTGCATTCGACCATCAATGACGTCTCGCCACGAGCACACAAGACCTGGCCACCTGGGCCATGCCAAACGATCGGCCACAAGCGCCGGTGGCAAGGCAGCTCCAAGTCCGAAGGCGAGCTACAACGAAGAAATATGGAAGGTTGGCGCTGTGAAGGATCGACGAGCCAGAACACCCACTATAAGTCATCGTCACAACTTAGGCATCACCATCACAACTCTGACTCCTTCGCAAACAGACCCCAATGACAGCACAAACATGCCGAAGAGGCGACTACCACAACCTTGTCGTGGCCTCGACCTCGCTCATCCCCATCGATATTGTCACACAGCCGCCCACGACCACCACCTCGAACCATGAGTCCGTACGACCGGATACATCTACAACAATGCTCCCAAAGAGAGAACGTGACACCTAGCAAAGCTTATAGCATCACTATCGTCCGATCCAGGAGACGCCGCCGTTGACGGGCCTCGGGCATAGCCGAAGCACGGCTTTCACCGGCCGCCCTGCACACCGAAGCCCGCAACCGACCCGGGCCACCTAGTCACATATGAATTCATGATGCAATGCAACCACAAACTCGCGTTGTGCAAAATACTAACCCTAAGAGGGCTTTTGGTCTGCCACCACAAACCGATGACCCAACGCCACACCTTGCCAAATCGCACTGTGGTTAATCTATGCACACCTTCCCCAAGAAAGGTGACTCCTAGGCGATCTTCCTGCCTTCTAGCGGCGTTGTCGTCGGTCTGCCTCATCTTTCGTGTCCTTAGGGCCATGGAGGCGTAGTGGACCCCAACTCTTGCTGGGAGGGGGGAGGGGCACCTGGTCCCTTTTAGGTATTTTTTAGGTTGGTTAGGGTTTGTGTCCATCTCAAGAAGGCGATGCGGTAGTTGTTCCTGAAGATATAATAAGATCCTACCCGCATGGCCCCCGTCCCGGCGGTGCGTCTAGTGTTGTGGGAGGGcttgtggaggtgtgtctccggtgGAATCGTGGAATTCAGTCGGTGTTGTCTTTGATGGATCCGGTCTTCGTTCGTCTATGTTGGTGTGACTACAGGTTGGATCCTTCCGATCTACACTTTTTTTCATCAGCGACAGTTGCTATTTTGGTTCGCTAGTCCTGCCGAGCCTTAGTACGATGACTACCCGACTGTCTATTATAAAAGGTTTGCCCAGCTCCGGTAAGGGAGGGGTGATAATGGCGGGCATCTTTAGCTCACTCAAGTGATTATaatcgtcgctaggtggtctacggattTAAATGTAATTTCTATTATTTTTTATGAATAGTTGGGAAGtttttccttccaaaaatgaaaAGTTGCACCTTCAGTGGGCAGTGAGGTCAATGAAGAAGTACATTCAGATGAGCTAGTTGCACCTTCACTGAGGCAGGACGTGGGCAGTGAGGTGAACCAGTTTCTGCAGGGACCAGGGCAGAGTCAGTGAGTGACAGAGTATCCACACTGACATTCTCTTTTCCTGCCAACAGAAAGGCCCCTGCCACCCCCCCGCGCATGCACGCAATTCCACTACCTGATGCTTTTTCTGATGCAGGTGCCGCTGCTCCTAAACTAACCGTGATCAGATTCACCACCCACACCTCACCAACCCGTCCAAGCAGAGCAGAGCAGTCACCCCTCaccaacacacacacaaaagatcAAAACTTTCTCCCCATCTCTCGTTTCGTTCGTGCATATCatatctcatctcatctcatctctCTTCCCCCGAAACAAGGGGAGCACACAGCGTCCAGCTAACAGCCCCTCGGCTCCCGCTCTCTATCCATCTATAAATGCGACGTCCCGAACCAACCTCCAGGATCCTGATCTCCAACGGAATAGAAAGTTGAGATTTTCCCGGTTCAGAATTAGAGCCTACAACAGGAAGGTGCGCGTGCGTGCCGGTGGTGATCATGAAGCCGCGCGGGcttccggcggcggcggccggtgtgCCGGCGAGGCTCCGGCCGCACCTCCCGCGCGTCACCGCCTTCCTCATCGTCTTCTCCGTCGGCTACTCGCTAGGGATCGTCTCGTCGTCCGCCCGCCCGTCCACGCCCAAGCCGTCGCAGACCGTCATACGGCCCCACGCTGCGCACCTCACCGCGGCCTCCGTCGGAGTCACGGCCTCGTCGAACGGCACGGGCGCGGGCGCGGCCTACCCGCGCTCGCCGCCGCATGACCTGTTCAGGTTCGGGGACAAGTGCGGGGAGGCGGTGCCGGCCGAGGACGTGGTGAAGACGCTTCTTGACAAGCTGTTCGACGGCGAGAGCCCGTACGCGAGCTTCCCGCCGGAGCACACCGCGAAGCTGCTGCacccggcggcggcgcggccgcgCGGGTGGGGGTCGACGGGGGCGGTGTTCGCGGACCTCATCGAGGAGGTGCGCCCCGACGTGATCGTGGAGCTGGGCGCGTTCCTGGGCGCCTCGGCGCTGCACATGGCGGCCGTGGCCAGGAACCTGTCGCTGTCCCCGGCCATCCTCTGCGTGGACGACTTCCGCGGCTGGCCGGCGTTCCGCGGCCGCTTCCGCCGCGACGTCCCGCAGCAGCGCCACGGCGACGCGCTGCTGCTGCCGCAGTTCATGGCCAACGTGCTGGCGGCGGGGCCCGAGGCCGCGAAGGCGGTGCTGCCGCTGCCCTTCTCGACGGCGTCCACGCTCGGGGCGCTGTGCCGATGGGGCGTGTACGCGGACCTCATCGAGGTGGACGCGGGCCACGACTTCCACTCGGCGTGGGCGGACATCAACCTGGCCTGGGCCGTGCTGCGCCCCGGCGGCGTCATGTTCGGCCACGACTACTTCACGGCCGCCGACGACCGCGGCGTCCGGCGCGCCGTGACGCTGTTCGCCAGGGTGAAGGGCCTCACCGTCCGGCCCCACGGCCAGCACTGGATCCTCTCCCCGAAGCCGCGCGGCGACGGCCGGTGACGCGCGCGTGCTCTCGGTCGGTCTCTCCGGTGTGCGTGCTCGTGCTTGTCGCCGTCACCGGCGGGGCCTGCCACGCACTCCCGCGAGGCATCCAGCGGAACGGAAACCCACCATACGTGTCCACGTCCCAGAGCAGAGCAGGACGAAAAGCTTACGTACGCGCCTTGTCCCCGGTCTCTGAACTTGCGATCGAGGTGTTCGTTCGTCTGGGCCGCCATTTTTCTTTTCTCCACCAAAAAACACATTCTTCTTATCTTACACGAGAGATCAACAAACACGATTGTGCACGCACGTCCATTGTACATCAAAGGTAGATGAAAGGCTGTTGTCATGTTTGGTAACATATTACTTATCGATCAAGATGAGATTGACTACTCCTATTTATCTTCTGGTAAAGAAAAAGCAGCAGGGGTCTTTGCGGTGATGGTGATAGATAAGTTCTGTACGTAGTGGAGGATGATGTGGTTCGCGCACCGTCCGGAGCGAGGAAGCTTTAGCTAGAGCTAGAAGAAGGTGACGGTGCGACCGAAAGCGCTGAGGACGACGTACGTACTGGATGCTCAGCGTGCGAATGGCAATGGCTGGGAAAGCGAGAGAGTAGTGGCGAAACTGGTTAGGTGGTTCGTTAATAAATTTGCGTGTTGGTTCAATCATCATCTTCGAGTGATTTACAAGTCAATCTCTCCTGTGACCGGCCGAGCCCACGGAGTAGAGAGCTTTGCTACACTCATGGGCATTTTTATACGGATTCCAATCTACATGGAGAGGTGGCATCAGTTAATTGGAAATTGGAGGGGGCCACAGCTAAAATCAGGGTCACGGAGGGCATTACGggatcagtttgtctaattcacatctagatgttttttAAGCATGTCACGTCTAAACTTTCTCCTCCCTGATTTTAGCTGTGGTGTCACGGAGGGCATTACGGGATTACGTGTCCTCCCCTAATAAACTTTCTCCTCCCTGATTTTAGCTGTGGCCCTCTCCAATTTCCAATTAACTGATGCCACCTCTCCATGTAGATTGGAATCCGTATAAAATGAGCAAAGCTCGTAGAGTACGTACGTACGGGTGGACGTGGATGTGGATGGTCTTAGCTAGACTTCTTCACACGTACGCCTGGATGGATCTCACATAGTTAATCTGCTGGAGGGATGAAGGTTCTTTGGACTTTTCTATCTGAGAGTCCGTGGAGGAGACGCACCACGCGCGCTGAACCTCACGCAACAAAGTCAGGAACTACGGACTGAACTCCATTTGATACTTTCGTTTTTGCTTGGCTGTTCCGCAGCAGCCGTGACCGCCCGAATATGTCTGTATTACACCGGCGTACCCGTGATATACGACTCAGTCAGTACATACGTTG
Protein-coding sequences here:
- the LOC125510048 gene encoding uncharacterized protein LOC125510048; the protein is MKPRGLPAAAAGVPARLRPHLPRVTAFLIVFSVGYSLGIVSSSARPSTPKPSQTVIRPHAAHLTAASVGVTASSNGTGAGAAYPRSPPHDLFRFGDKCGEAVPAEDVVKTLLDKLFDGESPYASFPPEHTAKLLHPAAARPRGWGSTGAVFADLIEEVRPDVIVELGAFLGASALHMAAVARNLSLSPAILCVDDFRGWPAFRGRFRRDVPQQRHGDALLLPQFMANVLAAGPEAAKAVLPLPFSTASTLGALCRWGVYADLIEVDAGHDFHSAWADINLAWAVLRPGGVMFGHDYFTAADDRGVRRAVTLFARVKGLTVRPHGQHWILSPKPRGDGR